The proteins below come from a single Garra rufa chromosome 25, GarRuf1.0, whole genome shotgun sequence genomic window:
- the LOC141301373 gene encoding synaptotagmin-9-like — protein sequence MSNLPQTSQDNVDLGDLMFSLCYLPTAGRLTITIIKARNLKAMDITGASDPYVKVSLMCDGRRLKKRKTSTKRNTLNPVYNEAIVFDVPPENIDQISLLIAVMDYDRVGHNEVIGVCHVGNRAQSLGRDHWNEMLTYPRKPIARWHPLVEWVGQSTAGGSQGSCNSLRTPPSP from the exons atgtccaatctgccccaaACCTCACAG GATAATGTGGATCTGGGAGATCTGATGTTCTCTCTTTGTTACTTGCCAACTGCCGGCCGACTGACAATAACGATAATTAAAGCCAGAAATCTTAAAGCCATGGACATCACAGGAGCGTCTG aTCCTTACGTAAAGGTTTCTCTAATGTGTGACGGCCGGAGACTGAAGAAGAGGAAAACCTCAACGAAAAGAAACACTCTCAATCCAGTCTACAATGAAGCCATTGTTTTTGATGTTCCACCTGAGAACATCGACCAAATAAGTCTTTTAATTGCAGTAATGGACTATGACCG CGTAGGTCACAATGAGGTTATTGGCGTGTGCCATGTGGGAAACAGAGCTCAGAGTTTGGGACGCGATCACTGGAATGAGATGCTCACGTACCCACGCAAACCCATCGCCCGCTGGCATCCACTTGTAGAG TGGGTTGGTCAGAGCACGGCCGGCGGTAGCCAAGGCTCCTGTAATTCCCTGAGGACACCTCCTTCCCCGTAA
- the LOC141301372 gene encoding spondin-1-like, translating to MDTPFNGNSRSSQYAVVCMLSPWSDWGECSVSCGVGMRSRQRMLKTPVEPSLCPDELEQVEKCMLPECPTDCMLSEWSAWSECNKSCGKGHMIRSRMVKLEPQFGGLPCPETVQRKKCKIRKCSRGSRASDKRKRQENSDRRRAKPSRESVAEDSSGPELSACLLRPWSSWTECTKLCGGGIQERVMNIKKKSKSSQPNHCKNKKEIRACNVQPC from the exons atggataCGCCCTTCAAcggaaactcaagatcttcacaat ACGCAGTGGTGTGTATGCTGTCTCCGTGGTCAGACTGGGGAGAGTGCAGCGTGTCTTGCGGTGTGGGCATGCGGTCCCGTCAACGCATGCTGAAGACGCCCGTAGAGCCCAGCCTGTGTCCAGATGAACTCGAGCAGGTTGAAAAGTGCATGCTTCCTGAATGCC CCACGGACTGCATGCTGTCAGAGTGGTCGGCATGGTCCGAGTGCAACAAGTCTTGCGGGAAGGGTCACATGATCCGCTCACGGATGGTCAAGCTAGAGCCTCAGTTTGGAGGCCTGCCCTGTCCTGAGACGGTCCAGAGGAAGAAATGCAAGATCCGCAAGTGCTCGAGAGGCTCCCGTGCCAGCGACAAGAGGAAGAGACAGGAAAATTCAGACAGGAGGAGAGCAAAACCGAGCAGGGAGTCTGTGGCAGAGGACAGCTCAGGTCCCGAATTATCTG CCTGTCTGCTACGCCCGTGGTCCAGCTGGACGGAGTGTACCAAGCTGTGCGGTGGGGGGATCCAAGAGCGTGTGATGAACATAAAGAAGAAAAGCAAATCCTCACAGCCCAACCACTGCAAAAACAAGAAGGAGATCCGCGCGTGCAACGTGCAACCATGCTAA